The following is a genomic window from Streptomyces sp. BHT-5-2.
GACCTCACCAAGGTCTACGGGACCGGCGAGACCCAGGTGGTCGCCCTGGACGCGGTCTCCGTCGACTTCCACCAGGCCCACTTCACCGCGATCATGGGCCCCTCCGGGTCCGGCAAGTCCACCCTCATGCACTGCATGGCCGGCCTGGACGCCATCTCCGGCGGGTCCGCGCGGATCGGCGACGTCGAGCTGACCGGGCTGAAGGAGAAGAAGCTCACCCAGCTCCGGCGCGACAAGATCGGCTTCGTCTTCCAGGCGTTCAACCTCCTCCCGACGCTCACAGCGCTGGAGAACATCACCCTGCCCATGGACATCGCCGGCCGGAAACCGGACCGCGGCTGGCTGGAGCAGGTGGTGGAGACCGTCGGCCTGTCCGGCCGGCTCAAGCACCGCCCGAGCCAGCTCTCCGGCGGTCAGCAGCAGCGCGTCGCGGTGGCCCGCGCCCTGGCCTCCCGCCCCGAGATCATCTTCGCCGACGAGCCCACCGGCAACCTCGACTCCCGCTCCGGCGCCGAGGTCCTGGGCTTCCTGCGCAACTCCGTGCGCGAGCTGGGCCAGACGGTGGTGATGGTGACCCACGACCCGGTCGCGGCGTCGTACGCGGACCGCGTCATATTCCTCGCCGACGGCCGGGTCGTCGACGACATGCCCGACCCCACCGCCGACATGGTGCTGGAGCGCATGAAGGGCTTCGACGCCAAGGGCCGCATCAGCTGACCATCAGCAGCCACCTCCCCTTCCGGACACCCGGACACCCCGGCCCCGGACCACTCCTCCAGGACTGACCCACCCATGTTCCGTACCGCCTTGCGCAATGTGCTCGCGCACAAGGCCCGGCTGCTGATGACCGTGCTCGCCGTGATGCTCGGCGTGGCCTTCGTCTCCGGCACCCTGGTCTTCACCTCGACCCTCTCCGACGCCACCCAGGCAGCCTCCCGCAAGGGCTTCGACAATGTCGACGTGGCCATCCAGCGCGGTGGCTCCGACCGCACCGACGGCGCCCCCAGAGCGCGCTCCGCGCTCGACCGGGAACTGCTGGAGAAGGCCGCCCACCTGCCCGGCGCCGCCTCCGCCACCGGCACCGTCTCCGGCTTCACCGCCATCGCCGACAAGAGCGGCAAGCTGATCGGCGACGGCTTCTCCACCAGCGGCAGCAACTACTTCCCCGGCAAGGACGGCAGCGACGCGCGCTATCCGATGCGGGACGGCGCCGCCCCCAAGGGCCCGGACCAGTTCGCGCTGGACGCCCGCACCGCCGACCGGGCCGGCTACAAGGTCGGTGACACCGTCCGGATATCCGTCGACGGCCCGGTCCGGGAGCAGAAACTGACCGGCACCTTCACCACCGATGACGGTGCGGTCGGCGCCGGCGGCAGCCTGGCCCTGTTCGACACCGCCACCGCCCAGAAACTGTTCGCGGCGCCCGGCGAGTTCAGCGAGATCGACATCAAGGCCGCGCCGGGCACGTCCCAGACGGCCCTGAAGGGCGCGGTCGAGAAGATCCTGCCCAAGGAAGGCGCCACGGCCACGACCGGCACCGAACTCGCCGACGAGCAGGCCAAGTTCATCGCCCAGAGCATGGACGGCATGAAGACCGGCCTGCTGGCCTTCGCCGGTATCGCCCTCTTCGTCGGCGTGTTCATCATCGCCAACACCTTCACCATGCTGGTCGCCCAGCGCACCAAGGAGCTGGCGCTGCTGCGCGCGGTCGGCGCCAGCCGCCGCCAGGTCACCCGCTCGGTACTGACCGAGGCGTTCGTGGTCGGCACGGTGGCGGCGGTGACGGGCCTGCTGGGCGGCATAGGCATCGGCGCCGGACTGCGTGCCCTGATGGGCGTCACCGGGGCCAAGATGCCCGACGGCCCGCTGGTGGTCTCGCCGGCCACGATCCTGATATCGCTGCTGGTCGGCATCGTCGTCACGGTCCTGGCCGCCTGGCTGCCCGGCCGCCGGGCCGCGAAGATCCCGCCGGTCGCCGCGATGAACAGCGTGCACGCCACCGCCACCACCAAGTCGCTGGTGGTCCGCAACACCATAGGCGCGCTCCTCGCGGGCTCCGGTACGGCCGCGGTGCTGGTCGCGACCGGAATGCCCGACGGCAAAGCCCTCATGTTCACCGGCGGGGCGCTGCTGATGATCGGTGTGTTCGTGCTGGCGCCGCTGCTGTCCCGTCCGCTGATCGCGGTGGCCGCCCCGGTGCTGCGGCTCTTCGGGATCTCGGGCGCCCTCGCCCGGCAGAACGCGGTCCGCAATCCGCGCCGTACGGCCGCCACGGCCTCCGCGCTGATGATCGGGCTGACCCTGATCACCGGCATGACCGTGACCGCGGGCAGCGTTCAGAAGGGCATCGACAAGATGGCCACCGACGCGCTGAAGGCCGACTACGTGGTCTCGATGGCGAGCCGTACGCCGCTCTCCCCCGACGTCGCGAAGAAACTGGCGTCCGTGGACGAGGTCACCGCCTCCAGCCCGCTGCGCAACTCCCCCTCCCGCATCGGCACCGACACCCAGTACCTCACCGGCGTCAACGGCAAGGACTTCGGCAAGCTCACCCGGCTCGACTTCACCGAGGGCTCCCTCGGCACCCTCGCCGGCGACCGGGCCGTCGTGGACGACACCCTCGCCAAGGAGCAGGGCTGGCATCCCGGCTCCCGCCTGCCGGTGACCTTCGAGGACGGCAAGAAGGGCACGCTGACCATCGACGGGGTCTATCAGGGCAACCAGGTGATCCGGGGCATCATCCTGGACAACGGCACGCTCGCCCCGCACCAGAAGCACGCCACCGATATGCAGGTGCTGGTCAAGACGGCGCACGGCGCGACCGCCGAGGCCAAGGACTCCCTGGTCAAGGCCCTCGGCAAGAACCCGGCGATCACCGTCGCGGACAAGAAGGACGTCTCCGACGGCATCGCCAAGATGTTCACGCTGATGCTGAACATGCTCTACGGCCTGCTGGCCATGGCGGTCATCGTGGCGGTGCTCGGCGTCATCAACACCCTGGCGATGTCGGTCTTCGAGCGCTCCCAGGAGATCGGCATGCTGCGCGCCATCGGCCTGGACCGGCGCGGCATCAAGCGGATGGTGCGGCTGGAGTCGCTGGTGATCTCGCTCTTCGGCGGGGTGCTCGGCGTCGGCCTGGGTGTGTTCTTCGGCTGGGCGGCCGGTGAGGTGATCAGCGGTTCGCTGCCGACCTACGAGCTGGTGATGCCGTGGGGCCGGATGGCCGTCTTCCTCGCGATGGCCGCGCTGGTGGGCGTCCTGGCGGCACTGTGGCCGGCCCGCCGGGCGGCGAAGCTCAACATGCTCCAGGCCATCAAGGCGGAGTAGCCCGGCACCCGGACGGCCCGAGGGCCCCGTTCCCCCGCATCAGGGCGGGGGAACGGGGCCCTCGGCGATGGGCGCCCGGCGGCTCAGCCCCGCCAGTCGCGGGCCCGCAGCGGCAGGCCGGAGGCGCCGGAGGCCGGCGTGCGGACCGCCAGCACCTGGTTGACCCCTATGCGGTTGCGCTCGAACGACAGCGCCGAGGCGGCCATGTAGAGCCGCCAGACCCGGGCCCGGCCCGGGGACGTGAGCCGCACCGCCGCGGCCCAGTGGGCCTCCAGATTGGCCACCCACTGACGCAGCGTCAGCGCGTAGTGCTCCCGGATCGCCTCCACGTCCCGCACCTCGAAGCCGGCCTCCTCCAGCTGGCCGACCGTCCGCCCCACCGGCGCCAGCTCGCCGTCGGGGAAGACGTAGCGGTCGATGAACTCGTCGACGCGGTAGCTCTCCTCGTCGGCCAGTGGCCGCCGGGCGATCTGGTGGTTCAGCAGCCGCCCGCCGGGCTTCAGCAGATCGTGCAGCAGTCCCGCGTACTCCGCGTACCGGGCCCGGCCGACGTGCTCGGCCATCCCGATCGAGGAGATCGCGTCGAACGGCCCGTCGTCGATCTCGCGGTAGTCCTGCACCCGGATCTCGATCCGGTCGGTGAGCCCGGCCTCGGCGATCCGCTTGCGGGCGTAGCCGGCCTGCTCCTCGGAGAGGGTGATGCCGACCGCCCGGACGCCGTACTCGCGGGCCGCGTGCAGCACCATCGAACCCCAGCCGCAGCCCACGTCCAGCAGCCGCTGCCCCTCCCCCAGGCCGAGCTTGCGGCAGATCAGGTCGAGCTTGGCGCGCTGGGCGTCCTCCAGGGTGGCGACGCCGCCGGGCGCCTCCCCGTCGGGCCGCCAGTAGGCGCAGGAGTAGACCATGGACGGGCCGAGCACCAGCTCGTAGAAGTCGTTGCCGACGTCGTAGTGATGGCTGATCGCCTGCCGGTCGCGGAGCAGGGAGTGCAGGGCCCCGCGGCGCGGGCGGGCCTCCTCGGCGGGCGGCGCGGGCGGGACGGGAAGGCCGGCCAGGGACAGCAGTTCCCTGGCGGCGGACCGGATCTCGGGTCGGGCCAGGGCACGCAGCGCGGCGATCCGCGGCGCCTTCGGGGCATCGGCGCCGCCCCGCTCCCAGATCAGTCCGGCGAGCAGGTCCAGCGCCGTGTAGAGGTCGCCTTCGACGTCGATGTCGCCGGCCACCCAGGCCCGGGCCAGCCCCAACTCACCTGGTTTGAACAGGAGTCGGCGCAGCGCACGGCGGTTTCGGATGACGAGCACAGGGGCCCCCGGGGGGCCGGACTCACTGTGGTCCCAGGCGCGGATCCGCACCGGGAGCGGGGCCCCCAGCACCTCCTCGGCGAGCTCGGTGAGCCGTCCAGCGGCACCGGCCATGTCGCACACCTCCGTCGTGACGAGTCGGGCAAAGAAGTTTCACCCACCACCTAAACGTCAAGTGGGCGCCCACATAGTCCCGTTCGCCAGCAAGAGAACAACATGCAGTCCGGTTTCGGCCACACCCCGGGCACGCCGAAGGGCGCCCGCCCCACGGATGGCGGACGCCCTTCGGGCTGGTCGGAGTACCCGACCGGTGACTCAGGAAGCCTTGGCCTTCGGCTTGTTCCCGTCGGCCGCGGCGGCCGGGGCGGGCGCGGGCTTGGCGGCCTCGTAGAACTCCTCGCGGGGGTTCTCCATGGCGCCGAGCGAGACCACCTCGCGCTTGAGGAAGGTGGCCAGCGTCCAGTCGGCGAAGACCCGGATCTTGCGGTTGTACGTCGGCATCGCCATGCCGTGGTACGCGCGGTGCATGTACCAGGCGAGACGACCCTTGAGCTTGATCTTCATCTTGCCCATGACGATCATCGCGACGCCCTTGTGCAGGCCGAGACCGGCGACCGCACCCTTGTTGGCGTGGCTGTACTCCTTCTGCGGGAAGCCCCGCATGCCGGAGACCACGTTGTCGCCGAGGACCTTGGCCTGCCGCAGCGCGTGCTGCGCGTTCGGCGGGCACCAGGCGTTCTCGTTGCCGTTCCGGCGGCCGACCATGTCCGGGACCTGGGCGTTGTCGCCCGCGGCCCAGATGTAGTCGGTGCCCTGCACCTGGAGGGTGGCGGCGGTGTCGATGTGACCGCGCGGGCCCAGCGGCAGGCCGAAGCGGGACAGCGCCGGGTTCGGCTTGACGCCGGCGGTCCACACGATGGTGTTGGAGAGCACCTCGAGGCCGTTGTCGAGGACGACCTGGCCGTCGACGCAGGACTTCATGCCGGTCTTGAGGTAGACCTCGACGCCGCGGGACTCCAGGTGCTCCTTGCCGTAGGCGCCGAGCTTGGGACCGACCTCGGGGAGGATCTTGTCCGCGACGTCGACCAGCAGGAAGCGCATGTCCTCGCGCTTGACGTTCTTGTAGTACTTCGCGGCGTCGCGGGCCATGTCCTCGACCTCGCCGACGGTCTCCGCACCGGCGAAGCCACCGCCGATGAAGACGAAGGTCAGCGCCTTGCGGCGGACCTCCTCGTCGGTCGTGGAGTCGGCCTTGTCCAGCTGCTCCAGAACGTGGTTGCGCAGGCCGATGGCCTCCTCGACGCCCTTCATGCCGATGCCGTTCTCGGCCAGGCCGGGGATCGGGAAGGTACGGGAGACCGCGCCCATGGCGACGACCAGGTAGTCGAAGGGCAGCTCGTACGCATCGCCCACCAGCGGGGCGATCGTGGCGACCTTGCGGTCCTGGTCGATGGTGGTCACCCGGCCGGTGAGGACCTCCGCCTTGGGCAGCACGCGCCGCAGCGGGACCACAACGTGGCGAGGGGAGATGCTGCCGGCCGCAGCTTCAGGGAGGAAGGGCTGGTACGTCATGTACGAGCGCGGGTCGACGACCGTGACGGTCGCCTCGCCGTACCGCATCTTCTTCAGGATGCGACGCGCCGCGTACAAAC
Proteins encoded in this region:
- a CDS encoding ABC transporter ATP-binding protein, giving the protein MTTTHSGVTVAGRSTAVAARATDLTKVYGTGETQVVALDAVSVDFHQAHFTAIMGPSGSGKSTLMHCMAGLDAISGGSARIGDVELTGLKEKKLTQLRRDKIGFVFQAFNLLPTLTALENITLPMDIAGRKPDRGWLEQVVETVGLSGRLKHRPSQLSGGQQQRVAVARALASRPEIIFADEPTGNLDSRSGAEVLGFLRNSVRELGQTVVMVTHDPVAASYADRVIFLADGRVVDDMPDPTADMVLERMKGFDAKGRIS
- a CDS encoding ABC transporter permease, with product MFRTALRNVLAHKARLLMTVLAVMLGVAFVSGTLVFTSTLSDATQAASRKGFDNVDVAIQRGGSDRTDGAPRARSALDRELLEKAAHLPGAASATGTVSGFTAIADKSGKLIGDGFSTSGSNYFPGKDGSDARYPMRDGAAPKGPDQFALDARTADRAGYKVGDTVRISVDGPVREQKLTGTFTTDDGAVGAGGSLALFDTATAQKLFAAPGEFSEIDIKAAPGTSQTALKGAVEKILPKEGATATTGTELADEQAKFIAQSMDGMKTGLLAFAGIALFVGVFIIANTFTMLVAQRTKELALLRAVGASRRQVTRSVLTEAFVVGTVAAVTGLLGGIGIGAGLRALMGVTGAKMPDGPLVVSPATILISLLVGIVVTVLAAWLPGRRAAKIPPVAAMNSVHATATTKSLVVRNTIGALLAGSGTAAVLVATGMPDGKALMFTGGALLMIGVFVLAPLLSRPLIAVAAPVLRLFGISGALARQNAVRNPRRTAATASALMIGLTLITGMTVTAGSVQKGIDKMATDALKADYVVSMASRTPLSPDVAKKLASVDEVTASSPLRNSPSRIGTDTQYLTGVNGKDFGKLTRLDFTEGSLGTLAGDRAVVDDTLAKEQGWHPGSRLPVTFEDGKKGTLTIDGVYQGNQVIRGIILDNGTLAPHQKHATDMQVLVKTAHGATAEAKDSLVKALGKNPAITVADKKDVSDGIAKMFTLMLNMLYGLLAMAVIVAVLGVINTLAMSVFERSQEIGMLRAIGLDRRGIKRMVRLESLVISLFGGVLGVGLGVFFGWAAGEVISGSLPTYELVMPWGRMAVFLAMAALVGVLAALWPARRAAKLNMLQAIKAE
- a CDS encoding cyclopropane-fatty-acyl-phospholipid synthase family protein — translated: MAGAAGRLTELAEEVLGAPLPVRIRAWDHSESGPPGAPVLVIRNRRALRRLLFKPGELGLARAWVAGDIDVEGDLYTALDLLAGLIWERGGADAPKAPRIAALRALARPEIRSAARELLSLAGLPVPPAPPAEEARPRRGALHSLLRDRQAISHHYDVGNDFYELVLGPSMVYSCAYWRPDGEAPGGVATLEDAQRAKLDLICRKLGLGEGQRLLDVGCGWGSMVLHAAREYGVRAVGITLSEEQAGYARKRIAEAGLTDRIEIRVQDYREIDDGPFDAISSIGMAEHVGRARYAEYAGLLHDLLKPGGRLLNHQIARRPLADEESYRVDEFIDRYVFPDGELAPVGRTVGQLEEAGFEVRDVEAIREHYALTLRQWVANLEAHWAAAVRLTSPGRARVWRLYMAASALSFERNRIGVNQVLAVRTPASGASGLPLRARDWRG
- a CDS encoding NAD(P)/FAD-dependent oxidoreductase — translated: MSTTERPRILVVGGGYVGLYAARRILKKMRYGEATVTVVDPRSYMTYQPFLPEAAAGSISPRHVVVPLRRVLPKAEVLTGRVTTIDQDRKVATIAPLVGDAYELPFDYLVVAMGAVSRTFPIPGLAENGIGMKGVEEAIGLRNHVLEQLDKADSTTDEEVRRKALTFVFIGGGFAGAETVGEVEDMARDAAKYYKNVKREDMRFLLVDVADKILPEVGPKLGAYGKEHLESRGVEVYLKTGMKSCVDGQVVLDNGLEVLSNTIVWTAGVKPNPALSRFGLPLGPRGHIDTAATLQVQGTDYIWAAGDNAQVPDMVGRRNGNENAWCPPNAQHALRQAKVLGDNVVSGMRGFPQKEYSHANKGAVAGLGLHKGVAMIVMGKMKIKLKGRLAWYMHRAYHGMAMPTYNRKIRVFADWTLATFLKREVVSLGAMENPREEFYEAAKPAPAPAAAADGNKPKAKAS